From Amyelois transitella isolate CPQ chromosome 4, ilAmyTran1.1, whole genome shotgun sequence, one genomic window encodes:
- the LOC106132940 gene encoding cytochrome b5 isoform X2, which yields MEEQVKLFTREELKARNTRTDAILIIHNGVYDVTKFLEEHPGGEEVLLEVAGQDATEPFEDVSHSSDARSLMKKYKIGELVEADRKQSKPAYAADWNDQAQEQGNWTAWLAPLLLGVAATILYRYMFA from the exons ATGGAAGAACAAGTGAAACTCTTCACCCGCGAGGAGCTGAAGGCCCGCAACACCCGCACAGATGCGATCCTCATCATACACAACGGCGTGTACGACGTCACAAAGTTCCTGGAGGAG CACCCGGGTGGTGAGGAAGTGCTGTTGGAGGTGGCGGGGCAGGACGCCACCGAGCCTTTTGAAGATGTCAGCCATAGTTCAGATGCCAG GTCGCTGATGAAGAAGTACAAGATCGGCGAGCTGGTGGAGGCGGACCGCAAGCAATCCAAGCCCGCGTACGCCGCCGACTGGAACGACCAGGCGCAGGAGCAGGGCAA CTGGACCGCCTGGCTGGCGCCGCTGCTGCTGGGCGTGGCGGCCACCATCCTCTACCGCTACATGTTCGCGTAG
- the LOC106132940 gene encoding cytochrome b5 isoform X1 translates to MEEQVKLFTREELKARNTRTDAILIIHNGVYDVTKFLEEHPGGEEVLLEVAGQDATEPFEDVSHSSDARSLMKKYKIGELVEADRKQSKPAYAADWNDQAQEQGNSWTAWLAPLLLGVAATILYRYMFA, encoded by the exons ATGGAAGAACAAGTGAAACTCTTCACCCGCGAGGAGCTGAAGGCCCGCAACACCCGCACAGATGCGATCCTCATCATACACAACGGCGTGTACGACGTCACAAAGTTCCTGGAGGAG CACCCGGGTGGTGAGGAAGTGCTGTTGGAGGTGGCGGGGCAGGACGCCACCGAGCCTTTTGAAGATGTCAGCCATAGTTCAGATGCCAG GTCGCTGATGAAGAAGTACAAGATCGGCGAGCTGGTGGAGGCGGACCGCAAGCAATCCAAGCCCGCGTACGCCGCCGACTGGAACGACCAGGCGCAGGAGCAGGGCAA CTCCTGGACCGCCTGGCTGGCGCCGCTGCTGCTGGGCGTGGCGGCCACCATCCTCTACCGCTACATGTTCGCGTAG
- the LOC106132939 gene encoding apoptosis regulatory protein Siva produces MTKRSNPFIEDFVPQSKVHVGMKQFNNNNIRLQSVYEKTLELLFTGAKKSTVQNVIDNSNTTASHKRDNLKQLFIGKDGTLLHCGTITSCEATLIQCACGSGKETSCGYCEKPLCSKCQHLCASCDACYCSHCSLPGYEGAELCVSCYN; encoded by the exons ATGACAAAAAGAAGTAACCCTTTCATTGAAGATTTTGTGCCGCAAAGCAAAGTTCATGTTGGAATGAAGCAGTTTAACAACAACAATATTAGACTGCAATCAGTTTACG AAAAAACGTTAGAGTTACTTTTCACGGGTGCTAAGAAGAGTACTGTTCAGAATGTTATAGATAACTCCAATACAACCGCTTCGCATAAAAGAGACAACTTGAAACAGCTGTTCATAGGGAAGGATGGCACTCTTTTACATTGCGGCACAATT ACATCATGCGAAGCCACATTAATCCAGTGTGCCTGTGGTAGCGGCAAGGAGACTTCTTGTGGGTACTGTGAAAAGCCGCTCTGCAGTAAGTGCCAGCATCTCTGTGCTTCGTGTGACGCGTGCTATTGTTCACACTGCTCGTTGCCTGG GTACGAAGGTGCAGAGTTATGTGTATCCTGTTACAATTAG